In Nocardia asteroides, the following proteins share a genomic window:
- a CDS encoding fatty acid desaturase: MTDTRIPGPARTPRSTGDDLLNIGLVALAVTVGVSQLFVVPLLVTRDPAWGWLLVPLTLTTTPFWSLIHEAIHGSLLRDRTRNDRTGRALAVLYGSPFAMLKAGHLLHHRYNRVRERTEIYDPARTTWLAAAPRFYLTLLGGLYLLEVIALLLAPLPGRAIRALGRRAEAPDSVGGLLLDRVAEPTVLGRFRTDAAAIVFVHAAAFVAYGAHAWMLLAALGGRALIVSLADNAYHYGTALDAPRDAMNLRLARALEMFALNFTLHEVHHRHPGLRWYELRERFLAEGGRYHRDWFAAVARQFRGPIRLR; encoded by the coding sequence ATGACCGACACCCGCATCCCGGGCCCCGCCCGCACCCCGAGATCCACCGGCGACGACCTGCTGAACATCGGTCTGGTCGCGCTCGCGGTGACGGTCGGGGTGAGCCAGCTGTTCGTGGTCCCGCTCCTGGTCACCCGCGACCCCGCCTGGGGCTGGCTGCTGGTGCCGCTGACGCTGACCACCACACCGTTCTGGTCGCTGATCCACGAGGCCATCCACGGATCATTGCTGCGGGACCGGACGCGCAACGACCGCACGGGCCGCGCGCTGGCGGTGCTGTACGGATCACCGTTCGCGATGCTGAAAGCCGGGCATCTGCTGCACCATCGCTACAACCGCGTCCGCGAACGCACCGAGATCTACGATCCGGCGCGGACCACCTGGCTCGCCGCCGCGCCACGGTTCTATCTGACACTGCTCGGCGGGTTGTACCTGCTCGAGGTGATCGCGCTGCTGCTCGCGCCGTTGCCGGGACGGGCCATCCGGGCGCTGGGCCGTCGGGCGGAGGCGCCCGATTCGGTCGGCGGGCTACTGCTGGACCGGGTCGCCGAGCCCACGGTGCTCGGCCGGTTCCGCACCGATGCCGCCGCGATCGTCTTCGTCCACGCGGCCGCGTTCGTCGCCTACGGGGCGCACGCCTGGATGCTGCTGGCCGCGCTCGGCGGCCGCGCGCTGATCGTGTCGCTGGCCGACAACGCCTACCACTACGGCACCGCGCTGGACGCGCCACGGGACGCGATGAATCTGCGCCTGGCCCGCGCCCTGGAGATGTTCGCACTGAATTTCACATTGCACGAGGTGCATCATCGGCACCCCGGCCTGCGCTGGTACGAGCTGCGCGAACGCTTCCTGGCCGAAGGCGGCCGGTACCACCGCGACTGGTTCGCCGCGGTGGCCCGGCAGTTCCGCGGGCCGATCCGCCTCCGCTGA
- a CDS encoding MarR family winged helix-turn-helix transcriptional regulator, translating into MSQDGASVDLETSLGYLLKEASSALRVAMEEVLRPLGMSITHYSCLELLSQRPGLSNSELARGAFVTRQTMNVLLQTLERDGYVTRAAAPPVGKALPTQLTPSGRRSLEQATAAVRSVELRMLSGLTEPERSTASHLLRTMIESLRAGA; encoded by the coding sequence ATGAGTCAAGACGGTGCGAGCGTCGACCTCGAGACGTCGCTGGGCTACCTGCTGAAAGAGGCATCGAGCGCCCTACGCGTGGCGATGGAGGAGGTGCTGCGCCCACTCGGCATGAGCATCACGCACTACTCGTGCCTCGAACTGCTGTCCCAGCGACCGGGCCTGTCGAACTCCGAGCTCGCCCGCGGCGCGTTCGTCACCCGCCAGACGATGAACGTGCTGCTGCAGACCCTGGAGCGGGACGGCTACGTCACCAGGGCCGCCGCGCCACCCGTCGGCAAGGCCCTCCCCACCCAGCTCACCCCCAGCGGCCGCCGCAGCCTCGAGCAGGCCACCGCGGCGGTCCGCTCCGTCGAACTGCGCATGCTCTCCGGCCTGACCGAACCCGAACGATCGACCGCCTCCCACCTCCTGCGGACCATGATCGAGTCCCTGCGTGCCGGCGCCTAG
- a CDS encoding VOC family protein, protein MPVTGPDFISLQTRDLDASRAFYERYLGLVRAQAGPPHAVVFETKPIAFALRDLVPGTDLASAARPGIGAAIWLHATDVQAIHDALAADGHPIVAAPIDGPFGRTFTFADPDGYEITLHDRA, encoded by the coding sequence ATGCCCGTCACGGGACCCGATTTCATTTCCCTTCAGACGCGCGACCTCGACGCTTCGCGCGCGTTCTACGAGCGGTACCTCGGCCTGGTCCGCGCGCAGGCCGGGCCGCCGCACGCCGTCGTGTTCGAGACGAAACCGATCGCGTTCGCACTGCGCGACCTCGTCCCCGGCACCGATCTCGCCTCCGCCGCCCGGCCCGGCATCGGCGCCGCGATCTGGCTGCACGCCACCGACGTCCAGGCGATCCACGACGCGCTCGCCGCCGACGGTCACCCCATCGTCGCCGCGCCGATCGACGGTCCCTTCGGCCGGACGTTCACTTTCGCCGACCCGGACGGCTACGAGATCACTCTCCACGACCGCGCGTGA
- a CDS encoding HAD domain-containing protein translates to MPARPLLYLDVDGPLNPFAAKPERRPAGYHTHRMTPPSWLAQHRDTPPHRTRPLRVWLNPAHGPALLALAEYFDLWWATTWEHDANTHIGPVLGLPELPVVEWTSTRRESSDGTCWKTAELVRHAAGRSWAWVDDEITLGDRRFVHRHHGGAALLHHVEPAKGLRDSDFAALTAWARQRRRIESGDG, encoded by the coding sequence ATGCCCGCGAGACCGCTGCTCTATCTCGATGTCGACGGCCCGCTCAACCCGTTCGCGGCGAAGCCGGAGCGGCGCCCGGCCGGGTACCACACCCATCGGATGACGCCACCGTCATGGCTCGCGCAGCACCGGGACACGCCCCCGCACCGGACCCGTCCGCTGCGGGTGTGGCTGAATCCGGCCCATGGACCCGCACTGCTGGCCCTGGCCGAGTATTTCGACCTGTGGTGGGCCACCACCTGGGAACACGACGCGAACACCCACATCGGGCCCGTACTGGGTCTTCCCGAGCTGCCGGTCGTGGAATGGACCTCGACCCGACGCGAGAGCTCCGACGGAACATGCTGGAAGACAGCGGAACTGGTGCGGCACGCGGCGGGCCGCTCGTGGGCGTGGGTCGACGACGAGATCACCCTGGGCGACCGCCGATTCGTGCATCGACACCACGGCGGGGCCGCCCTGCTGCACCACGTGGAACCGGCGAAAGGATTGCGGGACAGCGATTTCGCCGCACTCACGGCGTGGGCGCGGCAGCGCAGGCGCATCGAGTCCGGCGACGGGTGA
- the katG gene encoding catalase/peroxidase HPI: MTSESRDTHSTSESENPAIPSPTPDTDHRPRSNKDWWPEQIDVSVLHAHSSKSNPLGETFDYAQEFATLDVDALKADVAAVLTDSQDWWPADYGNYGGLFIRMSWHAAGTYRIADGRGGGGQGAQRFAPLNSWPDNANLDKARRLLWPVKQKYGNAISWADLLVFAGNVALESMGFQTFGFGFGRPDVWEPEEIFWGPEDTWLGDERYSGDRQLSGPLGAVQMGLIYVNPEGPNGTPDPVAAARDIRETFGRMAMNDEETAALIVGGHSFGKTHGAGNADLVGPEPEAAPLEQQGLGWKSAYGTGKGKDAITSGLEVVWTATPTQWSNGFLQNLYGFEWELTKSPAGAWQWKPKDGAGEGLIPDPFGGPGRTPTMLTTDLSLREDPIYGEITRRWLDHPEELAEAFAKAWYKLLHRDMGPISRYLGPWVPEPQLWQDPVPAVDHPLIDDQDIAALKNTVLDSGLSVSQLVKTAWASAASFRSTDKRGGANGARIRLAPQRDWEINEPAELAQVLPVLERIQSDFNASAAGGKKVSLADVIVLAGSAAIEKAAADAGYKVTVPFAPGRTDASQENTDVESFAVLEPRADGFRNYVRPGEKAPLERLLLDRAYMLDVTAPQLTVLVGGLRALGANYGGSAHGVFTDRPGVLTNDFFVNLLDQNTEWKASESAENVFDGVDRRTGEPKWTATANDLLFGSHSVLRAVAEVYGQRDAGEKFVNDFVAAWVKVVDNDRFDLR; this comes from the coding sequence GTGACCTCCGAGAGCCGCGACACCCACAGCACCAGCGAGAGCGAGAACCCGGCGATCCCGTCGCCGACCCCCGACACCGACCACCGGCCGCGCTCCAACAAGGACTGGTGGCCCGAGCAGATCGACGTCTCGGTCCTGCACGCGCACTCGTCCAAGTCCAACCCGCTCGGCGAAACCTTCGACTACGCCCAGGAATTCGCCACCCTCGACGTCGACGCGCTGAAAGCCGACGTCGCCGCGGTACTCACCGACTCGCAGGACTGGTGGCCGGCCGACTACGGCAACTACGGCGGCTTGTTCATCCGCATGAGCTGGCACGCCGCGGGCACCTACCGCATCGCCGACGGACGCGGTGGCGGCGGTCAGGGCGCGCAGCGCTTCGCCCCGCTCAACAGCTGGCCCGACAACGCCAACCTCGACAAGGCCCGCCGGCTGCTGTGGCCGGTGAAGCAGAAGTACGGTAACGCCATCTCCTGGGCCGACCTGCTGGTCTTCGCCGGGAACGTGGCCCTCGAGTCGATGGGCTTCCAGACCTTCGGGTTCGGCTTCGGCCGCCCGGACGTGTGGGAGCCGGAGGAGATCTTCTGGGGTCCGGAGGACACCTGGCTCGGCGACGAACGCTACAGCGGCGACCGCCAGCTGTCCGGCCCGCTGGGCGCGGTCCAGATGGGCCTGATCTACGTGAACCCGGAGGGCCCCAACGGCACTCCCGACCCGGTGGCCGCGGCCCGCGACATCCGCGAGACGTTCGGCCGCATGGCGATGAACGACGAGGAGACCGCCGCCCTGATCGTCGGCGGGCACAGCTTCGGCAAGACCCACGGCGCGGGCAACGCCGACCTGGTCGGCCCCGAGCCCGAGGCCGCCCCGCTCGAGCAGCAGGGTCTCGGCTGGAAGAGCGCCTACGGCACCGGCAAGGGCAAGGACGCCATCACCAGCGGCCTCGAGGTCGTCTGGACGGCCACCCCCACCCAGTGGAGCAACGGCTTCCTGCAGAACCTGTACGGCTTCGAGTGGGAGCTCACCAAGAGCCCCGCGGGCGCGTGGCAGTGGAAGCCGAAAGACGGTGCGGGCGAAGGCCTCATCCCCGATCCCTTCGGCGGGCCCGGCCGCACGCCGACCATGCTCACCACCGACCTGTCGCTGCGCGAGGACCCCATCTACGGCGAGATCACCCGCCGCTGGCTGGACCACCCCGAGGAACTGGCCGAGGCCTTCGCCAAGGCCTGGTACAAGCTGCTGCACCGCGACATGGGCCCGATCAGCCGCTACCTGGGTCCCTGGGTCCCCGAACCGCAGCTGTGGCAGGACCCGGTGCCCGCCGTCGACCACCCGCTGATCGACGACCAGGACATCGCCGCGCTGAAGAACACCGTCCTCGACTCGGGCCTGTCGGTCTCGCAGCTGGTGAAGACCGCGTGGGCCTCGGCGGCCAGCTTCCGCAGCACCGACAAGCGCGGCGGCGCCAACGGTGCCCGCATCCGGCTCGCGCCCCAGCGCGACTGGGAGATCAACGAGCCGGCCGAACTGGCCCAGGTGCTGCCGGTGCTCGAGCGGATCCAGTCCGACTTCAACGCCTCGGCCGCGGGCGGCAAGAAGGTGTCGCTGGCCGATGTGATCGTGCTGGCCGGCTCCGCCGCGATCGAGAAGGCCGCCGCGGACGCCGGTTACAAGGTCACGGTGCCCTTCGCGCCGGGCCGGACCGACGCCTCGCAGGAGAACACCGATGTGGAGTCGTTCGCGGTGCTCGAACCGCGCGCCGACGGTTTCCGCAACTACGTGCGTCCCGGTGAGAAGGCGCCGCTGGAGCGGCTGCTGCTGGACCGCGCCTACATGCTCGACGTCACCGCGCCGCAGCTGACGGTGCTGGTCGGCGGTCTGCGCGCGCTCGGCGCCAACTACGGCGGCAGCGCGCACGGCGTGTTCACCGACCGGCCGGGCGTGCTGACGAACGACTTCTTCGTCAATCTGCTCGACCAGAACACCGAGTGGAAGGCATCGGAGTCGGCGGAGAACGTCTTCGACGGCGTCGACCGCCGCACCGGCGAGCCGAAGTGGACGGCCACGGCCAACGACCTGCTCTTCGGGTCGCACTCGGTGCTGCGCGCGGTGGCAGAGGTCTACGGCCAGCGAGACGCCGGCGAGAAGTTCGTCAACGACTTCGTCGCCGCGTGGGTGAAGGTCGTCGACAACGACCGGTTCGACCTGCGCTGA